One region of Termitidicoccus mucosus genomic DNA includes:
- a CDS encoding glycoside hydrolase family 43 protein, with the protein MRASHILAPFAFFIAGLLAAFPARAAAGARNPVIHADVPDMAMIRAGDVYYMASTTMHMAPGVPIMKSKDLINWEIVNYAYATLDDVDELNLTDGKSTYGRGSWAPSIRHRNGVYYVSTFSNTTGKTYVYTTRDIERGPWKAVSFKPALHDHSLFFDDGGRVYMLHGGGRLSLVELLPDASGIKPGGIDRVVIENAGAPAGPDLGLPAEGSQLFKVNGRYYLFNITWPKGGMRTVVIHRADKITGPYEGRVAFQDRGIAQGGLIDTPGGDWYAYLFRDCGAVGRIPYLVPVTWQDGWPVLGVDGKAPDALEKLPANQGLIPGLVASDEFTRCPGEPALPPVWQWNHNPDNSLWSLATRPGFLRLTTGRVDADFLLARNTLTQRNFGPASAGATAIDTAGMKDGDFAGLALLQKRYGLVGVKAGDGAKHVVMISAQSETPVELARIPLGQETIHLRAECDFRDRADTAHFFFSLDGRTWRHIGEPLKMTYTMPHFMGYRFGLFHYATKNPSGHADFDYFRVDSQISEDIRQPATDSN; encoded by the coding sequence ATGAGGGCGTCCCACATTCTCGCTCCCTTCGCATTTTTTATCGCAGGACTGCTCGCCGCGTTTCCGGCGCGGGCAGCCGCGGGCGCCCGCAATCCCGTCATCCACGCCGACGTGCCCGACATGGCGATGATTCGCGCGGGCGATGTCTATTATATGGCGAGCACCACGATGCACATGGCTCCCGGCGTCCCCATCATGAAGTCGAAAGACTTGATAAATTGGGAAATCGTGAACTACGCGTATGCAACGCTCGACGACGTTGACGAACTCAATCTCACCGACGGCAAGAGCACCTACGGACGCGGTTCGTGGGCGCCCAGCATCCGCCATCGCAACGGCGTCTATTACGTTTCCACATTTTCAAACACGACCGGCAAGACCTACGTTTACACGACCAGGGACATCGAGCGCGGGCCTTGGAAGGCGGTTTCGTTCAAGCCCGCTCTTCACGACCACTCGCTGTTCTTCGACGACGGCGGCCGCGTTTACATGCTGCATGGCGGCGGCAGGCTCTCCCTCGTCGAGCTTCTTCCCGACGCTTCCGGCATCAAGCCCGGCGGCATCGACCGGGTCGTCATCGAAAACGCCGGCGCGCCCGCTGGCCCGGACCTCGGCCTGCCCGCCGAGGGCTCGCAGCTCTTCAAGGTCAACGGCAGATATTACCTTTTCAACATCACCTGGCCGAAGGGCGGCATGCGCACCGTTGTCATCCACCGCGCCGACAAAATCACTGGCCCCTACGAGGGGCGCGTCGCGTTTCAGGACCGGGGCATCGCGCAAGGCGGCCTCATCGACACGCCGGGCGGCGATTGGTATGCGTATCTCTTCCGCGACTGCGGCGCGGTCGGGCGCATCCCGTATCTCGTGCCCGTGACGTGGCAGGACGGTTGGCCCGTGCTCGGCGTCGATGGCAAAGCGCCCGACGCCCTGGAAAAATTACCCGCGAACCAGGGTCTGATTCCCGGCCTCGTCGCCTCGGACGAGTTCACGCGCTGCCCGGGCGAGCCCGCGCTTCCGCCCGTGTGGCAATGGAACCACAATCCCGACAACTCGCTCTGGTCGCTCGCCACGCGCCCCGGATTTCTGCGGCTGACGACCGGGCGGGTTGACGCGGATTTCCTCCTCGCCCGAAACACGCTCACGCAGCGCAACTTCGGCCCGGCGAGCGCGGGTGCAACGGCCATCGACACCGCGGGGATGAAAGACGGCGATTTCGCCGGGCTCGCCCTCCTGCAAAAACGTTACGGCCTCGTCGGCGTGAAAGCCGGGGACGGCGCAAAGCATGTTGTCATGATAAGCGCACAATCCGAAACACCCGTCGAACTCGCGCGCATTCCCCTCGGCCAGGAGACTATTCATCTCCGGGCGGAATGCGATTTCCGCGACCGCGCCGACACGGCCCATTTCTTCTTCAGCCTCGACGGCAGGACGTGGCGTCACATCGGCGAGCCGTTGAAGATGACCTACACCATGCCGCATTTCATGGGCTACCGTTTCGGCCTTTTCCACTACGCGACAAAAAATCCAAGCGGCCACGCCGACTTCGATTATTTCCGCGTGGACAGCCAAATCTCCGAAGACATCAGGCAGCCCGCGACCGATTCCAATTAA
- a CDS encoding endo-1,4-beta-xylanase, whose amino-acid sequence MSHPLFPSPLPPGEPLVEGGPLAAFKLVTGPEYADAAGFSTIETDGPGFSRAWRVETKRDTAPSSAIGLRALTGRAVAEGDTGLLRFFARTVSSADETGAGRVFIVVSDSGLAFNSSFELGVSFGREWREFVLPFRFHKDFPREGAAVMFHFGFMRQTVEIGGLDVLYYGKTQTLDSLPRTRFTYAGREDGAAWRADALARIERIRKGAFNLRVTDAAGRPVSDASIRIEQTRQAFQFGTALQFARLVHDTPDNLRYRELTLELFNAASPENDLKWGAWSGDWGDRYSPAQSLAGLRWLRGHGIPVRGHVLVWPGWKNLPRLVQELRGTPRQDEIPRVIREHIRTMARDTRGLLEEWDALNEPFTNHDLMDLFGPEIMADWFKTAAAAMPGVPLYLNDFSNHDLTTDADHVRHFEETARFLVERGAPLGGLGVQAHIGSQPNAPAEVLKVLDRYAAFNLPVRITEFDVWTDDEQLQADYTRDFFILCFSHPSVVGIQLWGFWEACHWRPQAAMFRTDWSEKPNAAVYRSLVLDQWRTRIEARTDAGGCHAARGFHGDYLVTVESGGRRAEKAFALKPGEPALNIEIVLP is encoded by the coding sequence ATGAGCCATCCGCTTTTCCCCTCCCCGCTCCCGCCCGGCGAACCGCTGGTCGAGGGCGGGCCGCTGGCCGCCTTCAAACTCGTCACCGGGCCGGAATACGCGGATGCGGCCGGGTTCAGCACCATCGAAACCGACGGCCCCGGCTTCTCGCGCGCGTGGCGCGTCGAGACGAAACGCGACACCGCGCCGTCGTCCGCCATCGGGCTGCGCGCGCTCACCGGCCGCGCCGTCGCGGAGGGCGACACGGGCCTGCTGCGTTTCTTCGCGCGCACCGTTTCCTCCGCCGACGAGACCGGCGCGGGCCGCGTGTTCATCGTCGTGAGCGACAGCGGCCTCGCGTTCAACAGCAGCTTCGAGCTCGGCGTGAGCTTCGGGCGCGAATGGCGCGAGTTCGTGCTGCCTTTCAGGTTCCACAAGGATTTCCCCCGCGAGGGCGCGGCGGTCATGTTCCACTTCGGCTTCATGCGGCAGACGGTGGAAATCGGCGGGCTCGACGTGCTTTATTACGGGAAAACGCAGACGCTCGACTCGCTTCCGCGCACGCGTTTCACCTACGCCGGGCGCGAGGACGGCGCGGCGTGGCGCGCGGACGCGCTCGCCCGCATCGAGCGCATCCGCAAGGGCGCCTTCAACCTCCGCGTCACCGACGCCGCCGGCCGGCCTGTATCCGATGCGTCGATACGCATCGAGCAGACGCGCCAGGCGTTCCAGTTCGGCACCGCGCTGCAATTCGCGCGCCTCGTCCACGACACGCCCGACAACCTCCGCTACCGCGAACTCACGCTGGAGTTGTTCAACGCCGCCAGCCCGGAGAACGACCTCAAGTGGGGCGCGTGGTCCGGCGACTGGGGCGACCGGTATTCGCCCGCGCAATCCCTCGCCGGCCTGCGCTGGCTGCGCGGCCACGGGATTCCGGTGCGCGGCCACGTGCTGGTCTGGCCCGGCTGGAAAAACCTGCCGCGGCTCGTGCAGGAGCTGCGCGGCACGCCGCGCCAGGACGAGATTCCCCGCGTCATCCGCGAGCACATCCGCACGATGGCGCGCGACACGCGCGGCCTGCTCGAGGAATGGGACGCGCTCAACGAGCCGTTCACCAACCACGACCTCATGGACCTCTTCGGCCCCGAAATCATGGCGGACTGGTTCAAGACCGCCGCCGCCGCGATGCCCGGCGTGCCGCTTTACCTGAATGATTTCAGCAACCACGACCTCACGACTGACGCCGACCACGTGCGCCATTTCGAGGAGACCGCGCGCTTCCTCGTGGAGCGCGGCGCGCCGCTGGGCGGCCTCGGCGTGCAGGCTCACATCGGCTCGCAGCCCAACGCCCCCGCCGAGGTGCTCAAGGTGCTCGACCGCTACGCCGCGTTTAACCTGCCCGTCCGCATCACCGAGTTCGACGTGTGGACGGACGACGAGCAGCTCCAGGCCGACTATACGCGCGATTTTTTCATTCTCTGCTTCAGCCACCCGTCGGTCGTCGGCATCCAGCTCTGGGGATTCTGGGAGGCCTGCCACTGGCGCCCGCAGGCCGCGATGTTCCGCACCGACTGGTCGGAAAAGCCGAACGCCGCCGTTTACCGCTCGCTCGTGCTCGACCAGTGGCGCACGCGGATCGAGGCGCGCACCGATGCAGGCGGGTGCCATGCCGCGCGCGGCTTCCACGGCGATTATCTCGTCACGGTCGAGTCCGGCGGACGCCGCGCCGAAAAGGCGTTTGCCCTGAAACCCGGCGAGCCCGCCTTGAATATCGAAATCGTCCTGCCATGA